The genomic window CCGAGGGACCATCCCCCATCGGCGCCCAATACATGCTGATCGCCACCGTCCGCGACGCCGACGGCAAACCGCTGCCCTCGCGACGCGTCGAGTGGATCATCGGCGAAGGCAGCGTCGGAGCCATCCTCGAAGTCGATGAAAGCGGCTGCCGCTGCACCCGAGGCAACAAGGTCACCAGCACGTGGGCGGTCAGCCACACCAACCACTTCCAGCACACCCTCACCCGCGGCGACGACGACCCCGAAAACGACATCGTCATCGGCAAGGGCCAGACCTGGTGCGTGATCACCTCCGCCAATCCCGGAACCACCTACCTGACCGTCTACGCCCCAGCCATCTACAACTGGGATCAGCGAGTCGTCTACGTCACAAAGGTCTGGGCCGAACGCCAAGTCGCGCCGACCCCGCCGCAGTAACAGACGCCCGCACAATCAATGGCTGTACTCGAGGGCCTCACGGGCCGCGCGAATCGCCTTGGGCCCGTGGGGCCTTTTCATCCAATCCGACCCGCTGCGACCATCCGCTTCTCATATCCCCGCCCGCGCGCCGCTCCAGGGCGGCTTGTACGCGTCTCACTCAATCGCCGCTAATATCCCCGGCGTAATCACCCGCTCGCAGCCAACCGGCCCCGGATGAATCCCGTCCGGCACGTACTGGTCGAATACCCCCTTGTCCTCCCGCAGCACCTTCACCCAGTTCGGATAATGGTCGATCAGCAGTAGCCCGCGCTCCGCCGCCACCTCGCGATACATCTGGTAATACCGCTCGATCTCCGGCCGGATCTCCAGGTGCTCGTTGATCGGCGGATTCATCGTCATCAGGATGATCTCCGTCGTCCCGTCCGCCGCCCCGATCCGGTCGATCATCTGCTCCAGGTTCGCCCGCGCCTGCTCCACCGACGTCTTGTACGGCACATACGCGTCGTTGATGGCGAACTCGATGAACACCGCATCCGGATGCAACCCGATCACCCGCGCATCGAGGTTCTCCACCCCCCATCCCGACCACATCCCGCTGCTCCCGCTGTTGGTCACCGTCACCAGCCCCGGATACCGCTGCTCCAGCGCCTCGCGAAGCTGGCCGACCCACGCCCCGGCCTCCGTCAGGCTCGTCCCGTACGTCACCACGTGCTGCGGCCGGCCCGCCCCAAGCTCCCGCATCAACCGCGTCCGCGCCGACCCCTTGTCCGATCCGTCCATCGACATGCTCCTACCGCATCCAACAACCCACAAACCGATCACCACAACTGTGACAACAGCAAGAATCTTTCTCACGACGACCCTTTCATCAACCTCAGAGTTTACCCAGTACCCGCTCCGCCACCCGACGACGCGCCGGCGTGCCAACCTCACAGCCGTCAAAGAAAGCTCCATTCAGCCCATCCAGCCTTCGACTCAAGCTATCGGGGCAAAGGGCTTCCATCGCAGCACCTTCATGCGACCGCTCACCGCTGGCGCACCGCCACTTTCTCTTCGCCTCCACCTCTACCGATCCGAAGACGAAAAGTAAAGCCCCTTTCAGACCTCCTGAGCCTCGACTCAGCGAGCCGGCTAACCGATCTCAACCAGCTCGATCTCGAACTGCAAATCCTGGCCCGCCAACGGATGGTTGGCGTCCAGAGTCACTTCCTGTTCCGAAACGTCCGTCACCGTCAGGATCACCGTCTGACCGTTCTCCTGATGGCTCTGGAGCTGCTGGCCCACCTCCG from Phycisphaerae bacterium includes these protein-coding regions:
- a CDS encoding SGNH/GDSL hydrolase family protein, producing MRELGAGRPQHVVTYGTSLTEAGAWVGQLREALEQRYPGLVTVTNSGSSGMWSGWGVENLDARVIGLHPDAVFIEFAINDAYVPYKTSVEQARANLEQMIDRIGAADGTTEIILMTMNPPINEHLEIRPEIERYYQMYREVAAERGLLLIDHYPNWVKVLREDKGVFDQYVPDGIHPGPVGCERVITPGILAAIE